The Pleurodeles waltl isolate 20211129_DDA chromosome 6, aPleWal1.hap1.20221129, whole genome shotgun sequence genome has a segment encoding these proteins:
- the LOC138301805 gene encoding octapeptide-repeat protein T2-like — translation MGLPLARLQRGRAASTIRGKGGEGSAGRREAGGRTTNGSRGDGDAQEAAAGKREAGERESGTGEKWRNQKTTGEKWKIQRHNRGEKEKSEDNRREMEKSEDNRREMENTEAQQGREGEIRRQQERNGEIRRQQERNGKYRGTTGERRRNQKTTGEKWRNQKTTGEKWRNQKQSAKEKP, via the coding sequence atgggcttgcctttggcgcgccttcagcGTGGCCGCGCAGCGtccaccataagagggaaggggggggaggggtcagctgggaggcgggaggcgggagggaggacaacgaatgggagcaggggggacgGGGACGCACAGgaagcagcggcgggaaagcgggaggcgggagagcgggaaaGCGGAACAGGAGAGAAATGGAGAAATCAGAAGACAACAGGAGAGAAATGGAAAATACAGAGGCACAACAGGGGAGAGAAGGAGAAATCAGAAGACAACAGGAGAGAAATGGAGAAATCAGAAGACAACAGGAGAGAAATGGAAAATACAGAGGCACAACAGGGGAGAGAAGGAGAAATCAGAAGACAACAGGAGAGAAATGGAGAAATCAGAAGACAACAGGAGAGAAATGGAAAATACAGAGGCACAACAGGGGAGAGAAGGAGAAATCAGAAGACAACAGGAGAGAAATGGAGAAATCAGAAGACAACAGGAGAGAAATGGAGAAATCAAAAGCAGAGCGCAAAGGAAAAACCTTAG